The DNA region GATTTATGTTTTGACCTGGAGCAGTGAGGGACCCCCCTCGAACAGAGCTCACACAGATAACCGGGTGGTTTGGTGAAGAAGTTACAATTGCTCCCTGTGGTGGAAATGATGGATATGAAACAGGGTTTGTGACAGACTTTATGATCAAGTTGGACTGTTGGAAATGTTATGAATGTCCGCCATATTTTAATATTGTCATATTTAATATTGTTGTTTTCACATTATAAATGTATATGTTCGTTATAATCTAGATTGTTGTACTATATCATATATTTAACTGCATGAATGGCCTTGGTCTGTTGGGTACCATCGCCCTCTAATGGTGGCGGTTCGAAAATCCTTTTAGCGCAGATGGGTCAGGTGGGCGGCGCCAACCCGCCACTACACTTTGTACTTCCGGTTACCACCAGACATACAAAGATCGTTTATCCTCTCCACATATATTCCGATTCAGAGCGGTTTCGTctgaaattacatttaaaatattgttaACAGCACCTCAACATCTACATCATCAGATGTCCATTTAAATTAAAGCCTTTATTGATCCACCTCCTTGCCGGTATATTGTTTATTGACATTTCCCGTACCCAATCAGATGTCGTGTGGAGGCTTGACGTAATATCCTGTTAGTGTGTTTTTGTTCCTGTAGCGTCATTTAATCCGTCTATTGTACGGAGATGTAGCGCGAGGAGAGATtaacacttcacctcctcttcctcctcttaaCGGACACCGCTCTCCGCGTGCTTCGGTTTCGTTTAGTTTCTATGGAAACCAGATTCGCTAATAACGGAATGCCGTGTCAGAACCAGCAGGTACGCGCGGACACCCGCGAGCTGGAGCGCGCCAAGCAGGTTCGCTGCGCGAGCGGCACCGCGGAACCGGCCGCGTGCGGCGAGGACGTCACGCCGCCGCAGATAGGCGCGCAGCTGAAACTGCTGCCGCTAAACGACCAAATACGGGAGCTGCAAACCATCATCCGGGACAAGTGAGTAGCACCGACACCGTACTAACACCATACCGACACCGCACTAACACCAGACCGACACCGCACTAACACCAGACCGACACCGCACTAACACCAGACCGACACCGTACTAACACCAGACCGACACCGCACTAACACCAGACCGACACCGCACTAACACCAGACCGACACCGTACTAACACCAGACCGACACCGCACTAACACCAGACCGACACCATACTAACACCGCACTAACACCAGACCGACACCGCACTAACACCAGACCGACACCGTACTAACACCAGACCGACACCGTACTAACACCGCACTAACACCAGACCGACACCAGGCCAACACCGCACTAACACCAGACCAACACCGTACTGACACCAGACCAACACCGTACTGACACCAGACCAACACCGTACTGACACCAGACCAACACCGTACTGACAccagaccaacaccacaccgacaccgcactaacaccacaccgacaccgcactaacaccacaccgacaccgcactaacaccacaccGACACCGCACTAACACCAGACCGACACCGCACTAACACCAGACCGACACCAGGCCAACACCGCACTAACACCAGACCGACACCGCACTAACACCAGACCGACAccgcactaacaccacaccGACACCGTACTAACACCAGACCGACACCGCACTAACACCAGACCGACACCGCGCTAACACCAGACCGACACCGCACTAACACCAGACCGACACCAGGCCAACACCGCACTAACACCAGACCAACACCGTACTGACACCAGACCAACACCGTACTGACACCAGACCAACACCGTACTGACACCAGACCAACACCAGACCGACACCGCACTAACACCAGACCGACACCGCACTAACACCAGACCGACACCGCACTAACACCAGACCGACACCATACTAACACCGCACTAACACCAGACCAACACCGTACAAACACCAGACCAACACCGTACAAACACCAGACCGACACCGCACTAACACCAGACCGACACCGCACTAACACCAGACCGACACCAGGCCAACACCGCACTAACACCAGGCCAACACCGCACTAACACCAGACCGACACCGTACTAACACCAGACCGACACCGTACTAACACCAGACCGACACCGCACTAACACCAGACCGACACCGTACTAACACCAGACCGACACCGTACTAACACCGCACTAACACCAGACCTACACCGTACTAACACCAGACCGACACCGCACCAACACCACACCGACACCGTACCGACACCACACTGACACCGCACTAACACCGGACCGACACCGCACTAACACCGGGTTCGGTACTTCGGCTGTAACTTCAAGCCAAGTCAAACTCTGCATGTATTTAACTCTCTAGAGCGCCAGTGAATAAAATGAGAACATGGTCGTTGTAATTCAGTCTCTTGTCTTATAACAGCGGACGTGTAACAGGTtgggtggtctgagtacttaaCACATCTGGTACCAGTGACCcgaacacacacctcctctataGAGACGcttctgtgaacacacacacacacacacacctcctctataTAGACGcttctgtgaacacacacacacacacctcctctataTAGACGcttctgtgaacacacacacacacacacacacctcctttcAGGATTTATGTGGTCAGGGAAGCATGCGCGTGTTCCGATTTGCGTCATCTTCCTGCTGGTGTCTCTGCTGACGTCATGctcctggtctctctctcattggCTGTTTCTTTGTCTCACAGGTCTACTAGCAGGGGagattttgtgttttgtgctgACAGATTGGTAAGAAAcaattaaatattttaatgtaGCTAATAGTGTAGTTTTGGTTTAGTGTTTCCAACATGCTTGCTGTGACCCCGATTATCCAGTTCTTGTGAGGAACCGTGTGTTAGACGCATGTCCACAGTGCAGACACTAATGTCCCTGGTGTACGGACCAGGCGTACGTAGTGAAGTCAGAGTTTAGTCACTGGCTCAGTCCGAAATGCCGCACTAGATTTCAGTGCAGTCTGTTCTTTCAGTGGGCGACCATACAACCTCGCACACACTACATCCGCCATCTTACCCATGACCTCACACGATCATAGATAAATGCTCCAGTTGAAACATGGGATTGGACCGTGTGCTGCAATCGCACACTTCAAAATGGCTCCAGATTCACTAAGCCATCCTGGTACTTTTCTCTTACTGTTTAATGCCTACTGTGTATTTGGTCACACTACCCTTTAACTCCTGCTCTGGCCGACTGAATAGGAGGGAAGTTCGGCATTTCGGACGGAGCGCTCGTCCTGCACTAACACACCTGATCACCCTCGTCATGTCCCAACGATCTGATGTAGCACATGATTTAACCTGGTTCATCATTATCAGTATCAGTTTCTCTCTCGTGGGTTTTGACATGACTGTCTCACTCGTTGGTGTGATTGTTTCTTTATCAGATAAGACTTGTGGTTGAAGAGGGACTCAATCAGCTCCCCTACAGCGAATGCACTGTAACCACGCCAACAGGTATGCAAATCACCATGGTAACTAATGCCGGCGACTGTTCCAGTCCACACTGGATGCTAATTGAACTAATTTACTAATTTAAGTGCTAATTTATGGTTAAgaaaaagttttaatttatttttcacttaaatttcccctatggggttaaagtgcaaccagaaacaagcaaaaaacaatTGTAAACAAGCGAGAACATccagtaacttttagaaggctttctccaacatagtttaagcactgacacaatgcaccctcaaacttaaaataaataaacacaccctcaaaaaaaaaatagatataaataattaggtgccctttttaataaaatgaaaaacaaatacaatttaacaattgttgcatgttgcgtaTTGACAGTCAcgcattctgattaagaacagggctcctctcactttagcctaaattccagcacttttcaaacctggaacacaatgcaacattaattttcgtcaggtaaatgttccttcccctgttttgtgTCTTGAGGGGtgtctttatactaccacatacaGGGGCGGTTTGTTCATTAGGGCGATTGGGCGACGCACCACCAGGATGAAaaggaggtttttttttctctcattctATCACGGCATTTCGCTAGCTATGTCTGTACTGGACAGCGTCTCTTgcctctgaatgccattgtccaatcagcgATGAGGTGCATTCCCTGTAGTCCCGCCTTTTTTGGGGCGATTTGAGACTAACTGAAAATTGCCCCGACTGCTCTCGTAGACTCTCAtgttaaaagtttttttttttcaaagtgtAGGTTCATCTTATCTCGTGTCCCGTTAACGGCTGTTTGTGTGATGCTGCCCAGGTCACAAGTACGATGGTGTGAAGTTTGAGAAGGGGAACTGTGGCGTGAGCATCATGCGAAGTGGTGAGTGTCTGCTGCCCACTGCACCGGTGCTGTTTATCACTCACTCACTGGATGGATCTGGAATGGAGCGGAGCAGAATGGATCACTCCGATTGGGGCTTAATACTTAATACTGCATCACAGACCTGCAGCTCCACAGAAGACCTGTCTCACACAGACTAGAACTCGCTGAGTTGAGAGAAATCAAGACTGCGCTTTCTGTGCTGGCGTGCAGACCTGCTGGCGTGCAGACGTACAGTCTCTTCTGTAATGAACACTCACTGTTCTGAATCGGTCGAGTATCAcacagcagaggtggggactcgagtcacatgacttggactcgagtcagactcgagtcattaatattaagacttttgacttgacttgaaaaaatattcagagacttagacttgacttggacttttacaccaataacttgggacttgaattggacttgaacctgtttacttgcaaagacttgatttttttttaccccaaatctaaattttaaaacgcatattaatatttatagtgtgccccattaatttcatttccgtccttctgacgcagaccggtcctctgcttttccacacgtgtgtgtgtgcgtgagctgcagcacaaccaatcaaatggggggggttggcgaacgtaaatttttaccgggcggggtgtaaaatgtacacaaattaagtattatatcgcgatcgatcgatcgccagtggttggtgccagagcgaactagtaactcattgaatcatagatgtggatcagaggtaaataaactgtgtgtgaagacggtcaaatgcgtctcacgctcaatgcgtgagagttggcaaccctgggttctgtatctgaactcggggaagagagcctctctctgtcactatcataatatccagttctatctcaacatggattgtgtatttgaaaacatctacgtcgagaaaaaaatatattgacaaaagtggagcgagttttcagctatggggacatcattcatcgtgcacaaatgacatacagacttttggccagcaaatgcaatgcagaatagtttactgaaatgtctaaagttgcagattcctgttaattgttcagttcttatatttgtttgtcttgtgtcactcacacatgttctccaagaaaccagataagagaagagagggaaaatgctgttatggttctttgtattgtactgtgaaaatatcagcactttttatttgaacatggagttctacttatgactttttcacagaatatttatttctggaaaattgtagtttaaagtatgaatatttttgcagctaagtttaacaaattgaactgtgcaataaagaggtgtaattttattttattttttaatacttcgtgttttcagttgcacatgttttatcaagatttgaggagaatacagatttaaaaaagaacgcatgtctattatttacatttaaaatatacctgcaacattggtaaaaaaaaaaaaaaaaaaagactcgaaaggacttgaaattccaagtttcagacttgggacttgacttgactgttgcctgtcttgactcgagacttgacttgacttgagtgtctttgcttgagacttgactcgggacttgaggtataaagacttggacttacttgagacttgcaaaacactgacttggtcccacctctgtcaCACAGTAAAGTCCTGGCCACACTATCCACTCCTAGAATTCACCGCTGTTAACATATCAGAGTTCAAACACCAACATGCATTGTGAGCCTCACACCACAGTAAGCTCACTGCACACCAAACCCCTGTGCACATAATCCCAGGAGATCTCTGCCAAGCTACATCATTCTCTGCTGGACGTCTATCAGCAAGTGTCCACCATACACTGCAAACGAGTGGACTGGACCACAGCGGATGAAAAGTGAAGCCGCTATATCtggcgccctctagtggctagCTGCCGTACAACCTTTACCACCACCCTTTCCCCTGCAAGTCAATGGCTCAGGCAGCAAACCTTAGTTTCAAATCACATATCTAATCATTTTTTGACAGTTGTGTTCTGTCTATAAGGTCTCCTCACGTAAATATCTCTGCTTAATGCTTAAGATGCTGCTTAATAGGGTGACCATATAttcatttgggaaaaccaggacaccttgGAGCGGAGGGTGCAGCACATATACTGTGGCATACACTCACTTAACACAGGCCCACGCAATCCTACAATAACATTTACAgttggtttattaaaaatgcttttcagtaaaagacaacaaaaactccaataacaaatgatggtccaatgaaggaaataaaaccaggacatttcctcacttaaaaaaaaacccgggacacccgagacaggacgtgaaatatggACGTTTGGTCAGCCTAGCTTAAGTTGGGTGGCGACGAAATTAGTTAATTTTTATTTCACTGTTAGTACCGTTGGCTGTCCGCTATTTACTTTttgaaataaatacatttcaaaaCCTTGTCTTGGGGACAACTTATTTTCAGTTACCCAAGGCTAGCTGTCGTTCACTTTGCGCTAGGTGGCCACCGCGTTAACTAGCGTTGTCGAAATGTGTCTGAAGCTCTTGGCATGATTGAGTGTCATGATTGAGTACTAAAATATTGTCATGTCACAAGAAATTAAACGTGAACGTTGGTAACTAATAACGTTGGTTATTAAACGTGTTGAAGGACAATATGGAAACCTGAGGTTGTGTAGCTGTCCTGCTAACATCGAATAGCCGATATTTTGCTGGGTAACATTGCTGCCATTTTCTGTGATGAAGAAATGGAGTTTTACTCCAGAACACGGTTTCTGGACATGAAGACACGTATTGATTATGGACAATAATCATGAACAACTAGTTAATGTAGACGAATCTATTCCTTTGTTGTGTTGATTGAGAGAGGGGGTACATGGCCTAACACACGTGTGTGAGGTTTGGGTGGAGATCCTCTCCCACCTACAGCCTCTATTACGCTTGGTGGCTTCAGAAATCCAGTGTGGTGAAATGGCGTAAATACAGTTGTGCAGTTGCATCTGTACACGTATACTCATGAATACACGACCAGACGAATCCCACATCATCCCAGTACTGGACTCTCATCTAGAACCTGCAAGACCAAAGAACAGGACCACCTTCTCACCAGGTCTTCACAGGGTTAGCACGGCAGACCACTGAATCCACCATCGACATTGGGCCATAACGTTAATGAGGCAGTTAAAACAGTGAAGCCCACAGTGAGCTGCAGCTTCACTAACATTggacctggtgtgtgtgtgtgtgtgtgtgcgcggagCAGGCGAGGCCATGGAGCAGGGTCTGAGGGACTGCTGTAGGTCGATCCGCATTGGTAAGATTCTGATCCAGAGTGACGAGGAGACACAGAAAGCCAAAGTTTACTACGCAAAGTTTCCCCCCGACATCAGCCGCAGGAAGGTGCTGCTAATGTACCCTATACTCAGTGAGTATTTACCATCTGTATGTACCCTGTACTCAGTGAGTATTTACCATCTGTATGTACCCTGTACTCAGTGAGTATTTACCATCTGTATGTACCCTGTACTCAGTGAGTATTTACCATCTGTATGTACCCTGTACTCAGTGAGTATTTACCATCTGTATGTACCCTGTACTCAGTGAGTATTTAACATCTGTATGTACCCTATACTCAGTATTTAACATCTGTATGTACCCTATACTCAGTATTTTACATCTGTATGTACCCTATACTCAGTATTTAACATCTGTATGTACCCTATACTCAGTGAGTATTTAACATCTGTATGTACCCTATACTCAGTGAGTATTTAACATCTGTATGTACCCTATACTCAGTGAGTATTTACtctgtgaattgtgtgtgtgtgtgttaggtacgggtaacagtgaagtgtgtgtgttaggtacgggtaacacagtgaagtgtgtgtgtcttaggtACGGGTAacacagtgaagtgtgtgtttgtgtgtgtgttaggtacgggtaacacagtgaagtgtgtgtgttaggtacgggtaacacagtgaagtgtgtgtgtcttaggtACCGGTAacacagtgaagtgtgtgtgtgtgttaggtacgggtaacacagtgaagtgtgcatgtgtgtcttagGTACCGGTAACACAgtgaagtgtgcgtgtgtgttaggtaCGGGTAacacagtgaagtgtgtgtgtcttaggtACCGGTAacacagtgaagtgtgtgtgtgtcttaggtACCGGTAACACAgtgaagtgtgcgtgtgtgttaggtaCGGGTAACACAgtgaagtgtgcgtgtgtgttaggtaCGGGTAACACAgtgaagtgtgcgtgtgtgttaggtaCGGGTAACACAgtgaagtgtgtgcgtgtgtgttaggtaCGGGTAACACAgtgaagtgtgtgcgtgtgtgttaggtaCGGGTAACacggtgaagtgtgtgtgtgtcttaggtACCGGTAACACAgtgaagtgtgcgtgtgtgttaggtaCCGGTAACACGgtgaagtgtgcgtgtgtgttaggtaCGGGTAacggtgaagtgtgtgtgtcttaggtACCGGTAacacagtgaagtgtgtgtgtgtcttaggtACCGGTAACACAgtgaagtgtgcgtgtgtgttaggtaCGGGTAACACAgtgaagtgtgcgtgtgtgttaggtaCGGGTAACACAgtgaagtgtgcgtgtgtgttaggtaCCGGTAACACAgtgaagtgtgcgtgtgtgttaggtaCCGGTAACACAgtgaagtgtgcgtgtgtgttaggtaCCGGTAACACAgtgaagtgtgcgtgtgtgttaggtaCGGGTAacacagtgaagtgtgtgtgtgtcttaggtACGGGTAacacagtgaagtgtgtgtgtgtgttaggtacgGGTAACACGGTGATCGAGGCGGTGAGGGTGCTACGGGAACATGGACTACAAGCCAAACACATTATTCTACTTAGTCTGTTTTCTACTCCACatggtaagacacacacacacacacacaccattctgcTGAGTCTGTTTACTCCAGACACACAAACGTTTCATCTGAGCccccacgtacacacacactttccggATACACTGCTGAACTTAGATACTCTCCCATTTCACACTGGCAAACAGtaatgtgtgtttgtagtgTGACTCGTTTACCTCTGTGGAGTGTTAAtagtttattgtgtgtgtgtgtgtctaggtgcCAGGTCGATAGTGGAGGAGTTTCCTGACATCACCATACTAACAACTGAAGTTC from Brachyhypopomus gauderio isolate BG-103 unplaced genomic scaffold, BGAUD_0.2 sc80, whole genome shotgun sequence includes:
- the uprt gene encoding uracil phosphoribosyltransferase homolog isoform X2 — translated: METRFANNGMPCQNQQVRADTRELERAKQVRCASGTAEPAACGEDVTPPQIGAQLKLLPLNDQIRELQTIIRDKSTSRGDFVFCADRLIRLVVEEGLNQLPYSECTVTTPTGHKYDGVKFEKGNCGVSIMRSGEAMEQGLRDCCRSIRIGKILIQSDEETQKAKVYYAKFPPDISRRKVLLMYPILSTGNTVIEAVRVLREHGLQAKHIILLSLFSTPHGARSIVEEFPDITILTTEVHPVAPTHFGQRYFGTD
- the uprt gene encoding uracil phosphoribosyltransferase homolog isoform X1; amino-acid sequence: METRFANNGMPCQNQQVRADTRELERAKQVRCASGTAEPAACGEDVTPPQIGAQLKLLPLNDQIRELQTIIRDKSTSRGDFVFCADRLIRLVVEEGLNQLPYSECTVTTPTGHKYDGVKFEKGNCGVSIMRSGEAMEQGLRDCCRSIRIGKILIQSDEETQKAKVYYAKFPPDISRRKVLLMYPILSTGNTVKCVCVLGTGNTVKCACVLGTGNTVKCACVLGTGNTVKCVCVLGTGNTVKCACVLGTGNTVKCACVLGTGNTVKCACVLGTGNTVKCACVLGTGNTVKCACVLGTGNTVKCACVLGTGNTVKCVCVLGTGNTVKCVCVLGTGNTVIEAVRVLREHGLQAKHIILLSLFSTPHGARSIVEEFPDITILTTEVHPVAPTHFGQRYFGTD
- the uprt gene encoding uracil phosphoribosyltransferase homolog isoform X3; its protein translation is METRFANNGMPCQNQQVRADTRELERAKQVRCASGTAEPAACGEDVTPPQIGAQLKLLPLNDQIRELQTIIRDKSTSRGDFVFCADRLIRLVVEEGLNQLPYSECTVTTPTGHKYDGVKFEKGNCGVSIMRSGEAMEQGLRDCCRSIRIGKILIQSDEETQKAKVYYAKFPPDISRRKVLLMYPILSTGNTVKCVCVLGTGNTVKCACVLGTGNTVKCACVLGTGNGEVCVS